ATTTCTTTGCAGTATCCatgagagcagctctgggagaAGAGCTGAGCCTTCAGGCACTGCCCACAGCAGATCCCCTTTTATGCTGGAGATGCTGGTCCAGAGCCAGCTGTGTTAGAGAAGTGCCCCTGGCCTGTCTGTGTCCGTGGACCCAGGactgccccacagcagcacggTGAACAAGCAACAAGAGCAATCAGTCCTCACAGCAACACAAGGGCTCTGAAGGAGAATGTCAAAGGTTAAAGAGAGCATCTCAGGAAAGACCAAGCCCTGGGACAACCTgacagtgctgctgtgccagaactctttttcccttcctctcctcacaCAGTTAAGTGCCACTGCAGTTCCACCACAGATCTCCAAGAAAGGATCCCAGGCAAGCAAGACACTTCAgaatcttttcctttatttaaagtGTCAGAGAGTCTGGATCCACATTTATACCAAATGTTGAAATCGTAAGAGGAAGATAGATAGTGAAATGGAAGGGGATGAACGATCAAATTTCTTCATGTTGTATTGTGTTAAATTATGAGTGAGATGAAGAAGAAGACAGGCAGTCTATTGCTTGTCTTAGCAAAAAATACTCAGTCATCACTTTCCACGCCGCatccttgagctcctggttcctcatgctgtagatgagggggttcagtgctggaggcagcaccgagtacagaactgccagcaaaagattcagggaggaggaggacatggaggggggcttcaggtaggcaaaaaAGGCAGTGCTGATGAACAGGGAGACCACAACCAGGTGAGGGAAgcatgtggaaaaggctttgtgttggCCCTGTTTTGAAGGGATACTCAGCACGGctctgaagatctgcacataggacagcacaatgaaaatgaaacacccaaataataaacaaacactAACCACAATAAGTTTAGCCTCTTTGATAtaggcatctgagcaggagagcttgaggatctggggaatttcacagaagaactggtccaggacattgccttggcagaggggaagggaaaaggtaTTGGCAGTGTGCATCacagcattgagaaagccactgccccaggcagctgctgccatgttgACACAAGTTCTGCTGTCCATTATTGTCCcatagtgcaggggcttgcagatggcaacgtagcggtcaTAAGCCATGatggtgagaagaaaaaactctCCTGTGACAAAGGCAACAAACATAAAGACCTGGGTAGCACAGCCTGCATAGGAAATGGCCCTTGTGTCCCACAgggaattggccatggctttggggagagtggtggagatggagcccaggtcgaggagggcaaggttgaggaggaagaagtacatgggggtgtggaggtggtggtcgCAGGCTACGGCTGTGAGGATGAGGCTGTTGCTCAGGAGGGCAGacaggtagatgcccaggaagagcgcgaagtgcaggagctgcagctcgcGTGTGTCTGcgaatggcaggaggaggaac
This window of the Oxyura jamaicensis isolate SHBP4307 breed ruddy duck unplaced genomic scaffold, BPBGC_Ojam_1.0 oxyUn_random_OJ41579, whole genome shotgun sequence genome carries:
- the LOC118158829 gene encoding olfactory receptor 14A16-like, with the protein product MSNSSFPNEFLLLPFADTRELQLLHFALFLGIYLSALLSNSLILTAVACDHHLHTPMYFFLLNLALLDLGSISTTLPKAMANSLWDTRAISYAGCATQVFMFVAFVTGEFFLLTIMAYDRYVAICKPLHYGTIMDSRTCVNMAAAAWGSGFLNAVMHTANTFSLPLCQGNVLDQFFCEIPQILKLSCSDAYIKEAKLIVVSVCLLFGCFIFIVLSYVQIFRAVLSIPSKQGQHKAFSTCFPHLVVVSLFISTAFFAYLKPPSMSSSSLNLLLAVLYSVLPPALNPLIYSMRNQELKDAAWK